Proteins co-encoded in one Cricetulus griseus strain 17A/GY chromosome 1 unlocalized genomic scaffold, alternate assembly CriGri-PICRH-1.0 chr1_1, whole genome shotgun sequence genomic window:
- the Tmem129 gene encoding E3 ubiquitin-protein ligase TM129 isoform X1 — MDSPEVTFTLAYLVFAMCFVFTPNEFYSAGLTVQNLLSGWLGSEDAAFVPYHLRRTSATLLSHSLLPLGYYMGMCFAASEKQLYSPGHASQAWQLFLLLAVTLPLVSSTLIYYWSWNKWTRHPLAQTLALYALPQSGWQAVASSINTEFRRIDKFATGAPGARVIVTDTWVMKVTTYRVHVAQQQDVHLTVTESRQHDLSPDSNLPVQLLTIRVASTNPAMQPFDIRLNSAEYGELCEKLHAPIRSAANVVIRQSLGDLFLETFASLVEVNPAYSVPSNQELEACTGCMQTQASVKLVKTCQEPAVGECQQCYCRPMWCLTCMGKWFASRQDPQRPDTWLASRVPCPTCRARFCILDVCCVR; from the exons ATGGACAGCCCTGAGGTGACCTTTACGCTGGCCTACTTGGTGTTCGCAATGTGCTTCGTGTTCACGCCCAACGAGTTTTACTCGGCCGGTCTCACCGTGCAGAACCTGCTGTCAGGCTGGCTGGGCAGCGAGGACGCCGCTTTCGTGCCCTACCACCTTCGTCGCACTTCCGCCACGCTCCTAAGCCATTCACTGCTGCCGTTGG GCTACTACATGGGCATGTGCTTTGCAGCTTCAGAAAAGCAGCTCTACTCCCCTGGTCATGCCTCACAGGCCTGGCAGCTGTTCCTTCTCCTGGCTGTGACCCTTCCCCTTGTCTCCTCTACCCTGATCTACTACTGGTCCTGGAACAAATGGACCCGACACCCACTGGCCCAAACCCTGGCCCTCTATGCCCTTCCACAGTCAGGTTGGCAAGCAGTTGCCTCTTCCATCAATACGGAGTTCCGGCGGATTGACAAGTTTGCTACTGGGGCACCTGGTGCTAGAGTGATTGTGACAGACACATGGGTAATGAAAGTGACAACATACCGTGTGCATGTGGCTCAGCAACAGGATGTTCACTTGACTGTGACAGAGTCTCGGCAGCACGATCTCTCACCAGACTCAAATCTACCTGTGCAGCTTCTTACCATACGTGTGGCGAGCACTAACCCTGCTATGCAGCCCTTTGATATTCG GCTGAACTCAGCGGAATATGGCGAACTATGTGAGAAGCTCCACGCCCCAATCCGAAGTGCAGCCAATGTGGTTATTCGCCAGAGCCTGGGTGACCTCTTCCTAGAAACATTTGCCTCCCTAGTGGAGGTCAACCCAGCCTATTCAGTGCCCAGCAACCAG GAGCTTGAGGCCTGTACAGGCTGCATGCAGACACAGGCCAGTGTGAAGCTGGTGAAGACCTGCCAGGAGCCAGCGGTGGGCGAATGCCAGCAGTGTTATTGCCGTCCCATGTGGTGTCTCACTTGCATGGGCAAGTGGTTTGCCAGCCGTCAGGATCCCCAGCGCCCTGACACTTGGCTGGCTAGCCGTGTGCCCTGTCCCACTTGCCGTGCCCGCTTCTGTATCTTGGATGTATGTTGTGTACGCTGA
- the Tmem129 gene encoding E3 ubiquitin-protein ligase TM129 isoform X2 codes for MGMCFAASEKQLYSPGHASQAWQLFLLLAVTLPLVSSTLIYYWSWNKWTRHPLAQTLALYALPQSGWQAVASSINTEFRRIDKFATGAPGARVIVTDTWVMKVTTYRVHVAQQQDVHLTVTESRQHDLSPDSNLPVQLLTIRVASTNPAMQPFDIRLNSAEYGELCEKLHAPIRSAANVVIRQSLGDLFLETFASLVEVNPAYSVPSNQELEACTGCMQTQASVKLVKTCQEPAVGECQQCYCRPMWCLTCMGKWFASRQDPQRPDTWLASRVPCPTCRARFCILDVCCVR; via the exons ATGGGCATGTGCTTTGCAGCTTCAGAAAAGCAGCTCTACTCCCCTGGTCATGCCTCACAGGCCTGGCAGCTGTTCCTTCTCCTGGCTGTGACCCTTCCCCTTGTCTCCTCTACCCTGATCTACTACTGGTCCTGGAACAAATGGACCCGACACCCACTGGCCCAAACCCTGGCCCTCTATGCCCTTCCACAGTCAGGTTGGCAAGCAGTTGCCTCTTCCATCAATACGGAGTTCCGGCGGATTGACAAGTTTGCTACTGGGGCACCTGGTGCTAGAGTGATTGTGACAGACACATGGGTAATGAAAGTGACAACATACCGTGTGCATGTGGCTCAGCAACAGGATGTTCACTTGACTGTGACAGAGTCTCGGCAGCACGATCTCTCACCAGACTCAAATCTACCTGTGCAGCTTCTTACCATACGTGTGGCGAGCACTAACCCTGCTATGCAGCCCTTTGATATTCG GCTGAACTCAGCGGAATATGGCGAACTATGTGAGAAGCTCCACGCCCCAATCCGAAGTGCAGCCAATGTGGTTATTCGCCAGAGCCTGGGTGACCTCTTCCTAGAAACATTTGCCTCCCTAGTGGAGGTCAACCCAGCCTATTCAGTGCCCAGCAACCAG GAGCTTGAGGCCTGTACAGGCTGCATGCAGACACAGGCCAGTGTGAAGCTGGTGAAGACCTGCCAGGAGCCAGCGGTGGGCGAATGCCAGCAGTGTTATTGCCGTCCCATGTGGTGTCTCACTTGCATGGGCAAGTGGTTTGCCAGCCGTCAGGATCCCCAGCGCCCTGACACTTGGCTGGCTAGCCGTGTGCCCTGTCCCACTTGCCGTGCCCGCTTCTGTATCTTGGATGTATGTTGTGTACGCTGA
- the Tacc3 gene encoding transforming acidic coiled-coil-containing protein 3 isoform X1: MSLHILNEENVPSEKSSENSNFLFSQLELTGRSSVLRPSQKENIPPKNQAKAAKVTFHTPLRDPQTHRILSPNMTSKLETPFALDDNIGLENNHCVCLQKENQLPLAPMDDTPVVQIAAEILRAEGEVQEVVLNSSSTSASTSFLDNVPVAPPVGPVLEPSHQGPEPIMDGDLAPPVGPVLEPAHQGPEPIMDGDLAPPVGPVLEPAHQGPVPIMDGDLAPPVGPVLEPSHQRPEPIMDGDLAPPVGPVLEPAHQGPLPIMDGDLAPPVGPVLEPAHQGPVPVMDGDLAPPVGPVLEPAHQGPEPMMDGDLAPLSEPVLEPAHQGPGPILDLEKENFRDPAEVLGTCAEVDYLEQFGTSSFKESAWRKQSLYLKFDPLLKESPLRPMPVVPVTNSIQDADEAGLGNPMEAKLVDLDFLGTLDDPVSGPPLCVLEPRGLLPAEPIVDILQYGQKDLDALVNATKQENLELRSKYEDLNTKYLEMGKIVDGFEKIAYKSMEEAEKQKELAEDKIKKVLKERDQLTADLNSMEKSFSDLFKRFEKQKEVIEGYRKNEDSLKKCVEEYIVKIEKEGQRYQALKAHAEEKLKLANEEIAQVRSKAQAEALALQASLRKAQMQIHSLEKTVEHKTKEIDELTRICDDLISKVEKI, translated from the exons atgAGCCTGCATATCTTAAATGAGGAAAATGTCCCCAGTGAAAAGAGTTCAGaaaactcaaacttcctgttttCACAACTGGAACTTACCGGAAGATCCTCTGTTCTTCGTccatcacagaaagaaaacataccACCCAAGAACCAGGCTAAAGCTGCAAAG GTGACTTTTCATACACCTCTTCGGGATCCACAGACACACAGGATCTTAAGTCCTAATATGACCAGCAAACTTGAGACTCCTTTTGCTCTGGATGACAATATTGGACTAGAAAACAATCACTGCGTCTGCTTACAAAAGGAGAA tcagCTGCCTTTAGCCCCAATGGATGATACACCTGTCGTTCAGATAGCAGCCGAGATCCTAAGAGCAGAAGGTGAGGttcag GAGGTAGTCTTGAATTCCTCAAGCACTTCAGCTTCTACAAGTTTTCTGGACAATGTGCCGGTGGCACCTCCTGTTGGGCCAGTGCTGGAGCCTTCTCATCAGGGACCAGAGCCTATCATGGATGGTGACCTCGCCCCTCCTGTTGGGCCAGTGCTGGAGCCTGCTCATCAGGGACCAGAGCCTATCATGGATGGTGATCTCGCCCCTCCTGTTGGGCCAGTGCTGGAGCCTGCTCATCAGGGACCAGTGCCTATCATGGATGGTGACCTCGCCCCTCCTGTTGGGCCAGTGCTGGAGCCTTCTCATCAGAGACCAGAGCCTATCATGGATGGTGACCTCGCCCCTCCTGTTGGGCCAGTGCTGGAGCCTGCTCATCAGGGACCATTGCCTATCATGGATGGTGACCTCGCCCCTCCTGTTGGGCCAGTGCTGGAGCCTGCTCATCAGGGACCAGTGCCTGTCATGGATGGTGACCTCGCCCCTCCTGTTGGGCCAGTGCTGGAGCCTGCTCATCAGGGACCAGAGCCTATGATGGATGGTGACCTCGCCCCTCTTAGTGAGCCAGTGCTGGAGCCTGCTCATCAGGGACCAGGTCCTATATTAGATCTAGAGAAAGAGAATTTCAGAGACCCAGCAGAAG TTCTAGGTACTTGTGCTGAAGTGGATTATCTGGAACAGTTTGGAACTTCCTCG TTTAAGGAGTCAGCCTGGAGGAAGCAGTCTTTGTATTTGAAATTTGATCCCCTCCTGAAAGAGAGTCCACTGCGGCCAATGCCAGTGGTTCCGGTGACAAATAG TATACAGGATGCGGATGAGGCTGGCTTGGGAAACCCAATGGAAGCCAAGCTTGTGGACTTAGATTTCTTGGGAACTCTGGATGATCCT GTGTCAGGCCCACCCTTGTGTGTCCTTGAGCCAAGAGGTCTCCTTCCTGCTGAGCCTATTGTAGATATACTACAGTACGGCCAGAAAGACCTGGACGCATTG GTAAATGCAACAAAACAGGAGAACTTGGAGCTGAGAAGCAAGTATGAGGACCTCAACACGAAGTACTTGGAGATGGG GAAGATAGTGGATGGGTTTGAGAAGATCGCGTACAAATCAATGG AGGAGGctgagaaacagaaggaactCGCAGAAGACAAAATCAAAAAGGTCCTAAAAGAGAGAGACCAACTTACTGCAGACCTGAACTCCATGGAAAAGTCCTTCTCTGACCTTTTCAAGAGGTTTGAGAAGCAAAAAGAAGTGATTGAAGGCTATCGAAAG AATGAAGATTCACTGAAGAAATGTGTTGAGGAATACATAGTGAAGATTGAAAAGGAAGGCCAGAGGTACCAGGCACTGAAGGCCCATGCCGAAGAAAAGCTCAAGCT AGCAAATGAGGAGATTGCCCAAGTACGTAGCAAGGCTCAAGCAGAGGCGCTAGCTTTGCAGGCAAGCCTGAGGAAGGCACAAATGCAAATCCATTCACTGGAGAAGACTGTGGAACACAAG ACTAAAGAAATTGATGAGCTGACCCGGATCTGTGATGACCTCATCTCTAAGGTGGAGAAGATCTGA
- the Tacc3 gene encoding transforming acidic coiled-coil-containing protein 3 isoform X2 yields the protein MVIHSSHDSISLEFDFSDDTTNTKVSSPRRLAEKTGLQPLLKKSEASQEQAPKEAEETDGTKERDECPQPASWGSYHLNWEKLDDPNFNLFGGDSKCNGKKTKLPQSPKRRLALPVAKQLSAGPTDKENSPSHQLPLAPMDDTPVVQIAAEILRAEGEVQEVVLNSSSTSASTSFLDNVPVAPPVGPVLEPSHQGPEPIMDGDLAPPVGPVLEPAHQGPEPIMDGDLAPPVGPVLEPAHQGPVPIMDGDLAPPVGPVLEPSHQRPEPIMDGDLAPPVGPVLEPAHQGPLPIMDGDLAPPVGPVLEPAHQGPVPVMDGDLAPPVGPVLEPAHQGPEPMMDGDLAPLSEPVLEPAHQGPGPILDLEKENFRDPAEVLGTCAEVDYLEQFGTSSFKESAWRKQSLYLKFDPLLKESPLRPMPVVPVTNSIQDADEAGLGNPMEAKLVDLDFLGTLDDPVSGPPLCVLEPRGLLPAEPIVDILQYGQKDLDALVNATKQENLELRSKYEDLNTKYLEMGKIVDGFEKIAYKSMEEAEKQKELAEDKIKKVLKERDQLTADLNSMEKSFSDLFKRFEKQKEVIEGYRKNEDSLKKCVEEYIVKIEKEGQRYQALKAHAEEKLKLANEEIAQVRSKAQAEALALQASLRKAQMQIHSLEKTVEHKTKEIDELTRICDDLISKVEKI from the exons ATGGTCATCCATTCAAGTCATGACTCCATAAGCCTAGAATTTGACTTCTCTGATGATACCACCAACACAAAGGTGTCTTCACCAAGGAGACTGGCAGAGAAAACTGGCCTCCAGCCTCTCCTGAAGAAATCAGAGGCCAGCCAGGAGCAGGCCcccaaagaagcagaagaaacagatgggacaaaagagagagatgaatgtcCCCAGCCTGCTTCTTGGGGCTCTTACCACCTTAACTGGGAAAAATTGGATGACCCAAACTTCAACCTATTTGGAGGTGACTCCAAGTGTAATGGCAAAAAGACTAAGCTTCCACAAAGTCCCAAGAGAAGGTTGGCCTTGCCTGTGGCTAAGCAGCTGAGTGCTGGGCCTACAGATAAGGAGAACTCTCCAAGCCA tcagCTGCCTTTAGCCCCAATGGATGATACACCTGTCGTTCAGATAGCAGCCGAGATCCTAAGAGCAGAAGGTGAGGttcag GAGGTAGTCTTGAATTCCTCAAGCACTTCAGCTTCTACAAGTTTTCTGGACAATGTGCCGGTGGCACCTCCTGTTGGGCCAGTGCTGGAGCCTTCTCATCAGGGACCAGAGCCTATCATGGATGGTGACCTCGCCCCTCCTGTTGGGCCAGTGCTGGAGCCTGCTCATCAGGGACCAGAGCCTATCATGGATGGTGATCTCGCCCCTCCTGTTGGGCCAGTGCTGGAGCCTGCTCATCAGGGACCAGTGCCTATCATGGATGGTGACCTCGCCCCTCCTGTTGGGCCAGTGCTGGAGCCTTCTCATCAGAGACCAGAGCCTATCATGGATGGTGACCTCGCCCCTCCTGTTGGGCCAGTGCTGGAGCCTGCTCATCAGGGACCATTGCCTATCATGGATGGTGACCTCGCCCCTCCTGTTGGGCCAGTGCTGGAGCCTGCTCATCAGGGACCAGTGCCTGTCATGGATGGTGACCTCGCCCCTCCTGTTGGGCCAGTGCTGGAGCCTGCTCATCAGGGACCAGAGCCTATGATGGATGGTGACCTCGCCCCTCTTAGTGAGCCAGTGCTGGAGCCTGCTCATCAGGGACCAGGTCCTATATTAGATCTAGAGAAAGAGAATTTCAGAGACCCAGCAGAAG TTCTAGGTACTTGTGCTGAAGTGGATTATCTGGAACAGTTTGGAACTTCCTCG TTTAAGGAGTCAGCCTGGAGGAAGCAGTCTTTGTATTTGAAATTTGATCCCCTCCTGAAAGAGAGTCCACTGCGGCCAATGCCAGTGGTTCCGGTGACAAATAG TATACAGGATGCGGATGAGGCTGGCTTGGGAAACCCAATGGAAGCCAAGCTTGTGGACTTAGATTTCTTGGGAACTCTGGATGATCCT GTGTCAGGCCCACCCTTGTGTGTCCTTGAGCCAAGAGGTCTCCTTCCTGCTGAGCCTATTGTAGATATACTACAGTACGGCCAGAAAGACCTGGACGCATTG GTAAATGCAACAAAACAGGAGAACTTGGAGCTGAGAAGCAAGTATGAGGACCTCAACACGAAGTACTTGGAGATGGG GAAGATAGTGGATGGGTTTGAGAAGATCGCGTACAAATCAATGG AGGAGGctgagaaacagaaggaactCGCAGAAGACAAAATCAAAAAGGTCCTAAAAGAGAGAGACCAACTTACTGCAGACCTGAACTCCATGGAAAAGTCCTTCTCTGACCTTTTCAAGAGGTTTGAGAAGCAAAAAGAAGTGATTGAAGGCTATCGAAAG AATGAAGATTCACTGAAGAAATGTGTTGAGGAATACATAGTGAAGATTGAAAAGGAAGGCCAGAGGTACCAGGCACTGAAGGCCCATGCCGAAGAAAAGCTCAAGCT AGCAAATGAGGAGATTGCCCAAGTACGTAGCAAGGCTCAAGCAGAGGCGCTAGCTTTGCAGGCAAGCCTGAGGAAGGCACAAATGCAAATCCATTCACTGGAGAAGACTGTGGAACACAAG ACTAAAGAAATTGATGAGCTGACCCGGATCTGTGATGACCTCATCTCTAAGGTGGAGAAGATCTGA
- the Tacc3 gene encoding transforming acidic coiled-coil-containing protein 3 isoform X3, with product MVIHSSHDSISLEFDFSDDTTNTKVSSPRRLAEKTGLQPLLKKSEASQEQAPKEAEETDGTKERDECPQPASWGSYHLNWEKLDDPNFNLFGGDSKCNGKKTKLPQSPKRRLALPVAKQLSAGPTDKENSPSHQLPLAPMDDTPVVQIAAEILRAEGEVQEVVLNSSSTSASTSFLDNVPVAPPVGPVLEPSHQGPEPIMDGDLAPPVGPVLEPAHQGPLPIMDGDLAPPVGPVLEPAHQGPVPVMDGDLAPPVGPVLEPAHQGPEPMMDGDLAPLSEPVLEPAHQGPGPILDLEKENFRDPAEVLGTCAEVDYLEQFGTSSFKESAWRKQSLYLKFDPLLKESPLRPMPVVPVTNSIQDADEAGLGNPMEAKLVDLDFLGTLDDPVSGPPLCVLEPRGLLPAEPIVDILQYGQKDLDALVNATKQENLELRSKYEDLNTKYLEMGKIVDGFEKIAYKSMEEAEKQKELAEDKIKKVLKERDQLTADLNSMEKSFSDLFKRFEKQKEVIEGYRKNEDSLKKCVEEYIVKIEKEGQRYQALKAHAEEKLKLANEEIAQVRSKAQAEALALQASLRKAQMQIHSLEKTVEHKTKEIDELTRICDDLISKVEKI from the exons ATGGTCATCCATTCAAGTCATGACTCCATAAGCCTAGAATTTGACTTCTCTGATGATACCACCAACACAAAGGTGTCTTCACCAAGGAGACTGGCAGAGAAAACTGGCCTCCAGCCTCTCCTGAAGAAATCAGAGGCCAGCCAGGAGCAGGCCcccaaagaagcagaagaaacagatgggacaaaagagagagatgaatgtcCCCAGCCTGCTTCTTGGGGCTCTTACCACCTTAACTGGGAAAAATTGGATGACCCAAACTTCAACCTATTTGGAGGTGACTCCAAGTGTAATGGCAAAAAGACTAAGCTTCCACAAAGTCCCAAGAGAAGGTTGGCCTTGCCTGTGGCTAAGCAGCTGAGTGCTGGGCCTACAGATAAGGAGAACTCTCCAAGCCA tcagCTGCCTTTAGCCCCAATGGATGATACACCTGTCGTTCAGATAGCAGCCGAGATCCTAAGAGCAGAAGGTGAGGttcag GAGGTAGTCTTGAATTCCTCAAGCACTTCAGCTTCTACAAGTTTTCTGGACAATGTGCCGGTGGCACCTCCTGTTGGGCCAGTGCTGGAGCCTTCTCATCAGGGACCAGAGCCTATCATGGATG GTGACCTCGCCCCTCCTGTTGGGCCAGTGCTGGAGCCTGCTCATCAGGGACCATTGCCTATCATGGATGGTGACCTCGCCCCTCCTGTTGGGCCAGTGCTGGAGCCTGCTCATCAGGGACCAGTGCCTGTCATGGATGGTGACCTCGCCCCTCCTGTTGGGCCAGTGCTGGAGCCTGCTCATCAGGGACCAGAGCCTATGATGGATGGTGACCTCGCCCCTCTTAGTGAGCCAGTGCTGGAGCCTGCTCATCAGGGACCAGGTCCTATATTAGATCTAGAGAAAGAGAATTTCAGAGACCCAGCAGAAG TTCTAGGTACTTGTGCTGAAGTGGATTATCTGGAACAGTTTGGAACTTCCTCG TTTAAGGAGTCAGCCTGGAGGAAGCAGTCTTTGTATTTGAAATTTGATCCCCTCCTGAAAGAGAGTCCACTGCGGCCAATGCCAGTGGTTCCGGTGACAAATAG TATACAGGATGCGGATGAGGCTGGCTTGGGAAACCCAATGGAAGCCAAGCTTGTGGACTTAGATTTCTTGGGAACTCTGGATGATCCT GTGTCAGGCCCACCCTTGTGTGTCCTTGAGCCAAGAGGTCTCCTTCCTGCTGAGCCTATTGTAGATATACTACAGTACGGCCAGAAAGACCTGGACGCATTG GTAAATGCAACAAAACAGGAGAACTTGGAGCTGAGAAGCAAGTATGAGGACCTCAACACGAAGTACTTGGAGATGGG GAAGATAGTGGATGGGTTTGAGAAGATCGCGTACAAATCAATGG AGGAGGctgagaaacagaaggaactCGCAGAAGACAAAATCAAAAAGGTCCTAAAAGAGAGAGACCAACTTACTGCAGACCTGAACTCCATGGAAAAGTCCTTCTCTGACCTTTTCAAGAGGTTTGAGAAGCAAAAAGAAGTGATTGAAGGCTATCGAAAG AATGAAGATTCACTGAAGAAATGTGTTGAGGAATACATAGTGAAGATTGAAAAGGAAGGCCAGAGGTACCAGGCACTGAAGGCCCATGCCGAAGAAAAGCTCAAGCT AGCAAATGAGGAGATTGCCCAAGTACGTAGCAAGGCTCAAGCAGAGGCGCTAGCTTTGCAGGCAAGCCTGAGGAAGGCACAAATGCAAATCCATTCACTGGAGAAGACTGTGGAACACAAG ACTAAAGAAATTGATGAGCTGACCCGGATCTGTGATGACCTCATCTCTAAGGTGGAGAAGATCTGA